The following are from one region of the Lacinutrix sp. Bg11-31 genome:
- a CDS encoding alpha-2-macroglobulin → MNKLLTILMIILFANTSFSQNNNYSKLWNDVENFEVEGLPKSALKALEKIEVKAKAENNSPQLIKIMLFKSKFMLTLEEDAQLNIIDAFKAEIKISKAPTKNVLENVLATLYWQYFQQNRWKFYNRTKTNDKVDTIDFRTWDLETLFEEVHLHYKNSLDNGLILQQTNLKDFDVIINKQKNSRIYRPSLFDFLAHNALIFYKHQESRITKPAYKFIIDDTKYLSASNEFANLRITSKDTSSLEFNALKLYQELIKFHLKDKEPYALADANIERLNFVKQYATFSDKDNVYIAALKTEIEKHKTHEVSALYSFQLASIYNAQGSTYNSVNNTDVRWKIKEAIAICDKAITKFPNSKGAEQCSVLKQHMENPSLQITTEATLPIQTEARLLVTYKELEAINLSAYKLSEKQYKKFTKTYRRDEQETFIAKLDPFKSWEASLKNEKDYQRHSTEISLAKLDNGRYIITVNTKALKENFKAHTLVQITNIALLEYDDAQKKYLQFIDRNNGEPIANAKVEIDYTYGNDEVETVNTTADSNGKLTITKSSKRHNSANIKIETSNDVAHYSNLYINNYYRDRNQDEKPRYNTFVFTDRSIYRPGQTVYFKGISIKTEDNKSEVLPNQNIKALLSNVNGEIVKELELNTNDYGSVAGEFILPEGGLTGNFSIRLQGKYSHGGYTNIQVEEYKRPKFETNFKPITETIKVNDSVKVTGEALAFAGSTISDAKVVYRVKRNVQYPRWYYWRQPNNTVDQGQEITQGETTTDAAGNYEITFKAIPDESVDKASLPIFNYEITADVTDINGETRSATTIVNVGYHSLTAIIGIENSLDKTNKDHKITIDTKNLNGEFVPARGTLKIYKLKAPNNVLRPRPWLAPDYQNFTETEFKQRFPHEAFTNEHQTENWEKGALVFDKKFDTEKSKDLDLGTIKKWLPGEYIVLLETKDKFGQAVKDEAKTRLFSDKDTVLADNQLFRITTDKEQYATNDTVELTLATAANDIWVTVDVEKEHKIIKTEIVKLNRNSKTIRIPVSSKDLGGFVVHYSFAAFNSFHTNTVKINVPYPKTDLEIETLTFRDRLQPGTDETWKFKIKGPKGDKVAAELLASMYDASLDEFKPHSWNFNPIHRATYYSRFRRNAYKSFGNTGFNVNRDVSFKSYAQPQSYDQLNWFGLDLNNKWQYQQYLRNLQQKRTVSTYNKDLKAGTVTGIVYGNDGLPLPGVNIVVEGEITGTTTDFDGVFTISVKKGDKLILTYVGITHSIVIDKENTFKIHLNENNLEEVVVTAMGMKRSKQRMASAPNQMIQADELSQSVNSNVVQELEGKASGLAVGYANNEAWSPQNDGNEYNEKEKTDFSGVKIRKNLQETAFFFPQLQTNEKGEVSFSFTTPEALTKWKLQLLAHTKTLENATTSLTTVTQKELMVLPNVPRFLRQGDQIKISTKISNLTKKELEGVAVLQLFDALSGESIDGKLSNAYNELGFTVGAKGNTSVTWSIDVTDDVQAIQYKIIAKSGNYSDGEQNALPVLTNRMLVTESLPMWIRSNQTKTFTLDKLKNNASTTLKNHKLTLEMTSNPAWYAVQALPYLMEYPYECNEQTFSRFYANALASHIANSNPRIQEVFNQWKNTDALLSNLEKNQELKSILIQETPWLRDAQSETEQKKRIALLFDLNKMNNELSRAKNKLEQNQMSSGAWSWFGDYRPNRYITQHIITGFGHLKKLEVTSNASETALMIDKALNYLDDEFVKEYKDIRKYDKDADLNTDRLSYTQLHYLYMRSFFPEKKPNKEVSEIMDYYHSQIKSYWLKRSLYAKGMMALVAHRNKDEATSAKILNSLKETSITSEELGMYWKANTNSWYWYQAPIETQALMIEAFSEAGTTIQNEAKNLATIDELKIWLLKNKQTNRWKTTKATTDAVYALLLQGSDWLSVTDMVEVIVGNNPIEPSKLEAVKVEAGTGYYKTAWNGSEITPEMADVKITKKGNGIAWGSLYWQYFEDLDKITSAETPLKLKKKLFKKTNTDKGEVITDITKDTKLKVGDLVRVRIELRSDRAMEFVHMKDMRAAGLEPVNVLSSYKYQDGLGYYEATKDASTNFFFDYLPKGIYVFEYDLRVSNAGNMSNGITTIQSMYAPEYSSHSEGVRITVE, encoded by the coding sequence ATGAACAAATTACTTACCATATTAATGATTATTCTCTTTGCCAATACTTCTTTCTCACAAAACAACAACTATTCCAAATTATGGAATGATGTTGAAAATTTTGAAGTTGAAGGTTTGCCAAAATCGGCATTAAAGGCTTTAGAAAAAATTGAAGTTAAGGCTAAAGCCGAAAATAATTCGCCACAACTTATTAAAATAATGCTGTTTAAAAGTAAATTTATGCTAACGCTTGAAGAAGATGCACAGCTTAATATTATTGATGCTTTTAAAGCTGAAATTAAAATAAGTAAAGCACCTACTAAAAATGTTTTAGAGAATGTTTTAGCAACTTTGTACTGGCAATATTTTCAACAAAACAGATGGAAATTTTATAACAGAACAAAAACAAACGATAAAGTAGATACTATAGATTTTAGAACATGGGATTTAGAAACTTTGTTTGAAGAGGTACACTTGCACTATAAGAACTCGCTTGATAACGGATTGATTTTACAACAAACCAATTTAAAGGATTTTGATGTTATTATAAATAAACAAAAGAATTCTAGAATTTACAGACCAAGTCTATTCGACTTTTTAGCACACAATGCGCTTATTTTCTACAAACACCAAGAAAGTAGAATTACAAAGCCTGCTTATAAATTTATAATTGATGATACAAAGTATTTATCGGCTTCAAATGAATTTGCTAATTTAAGAATTACATCTAAAGACACGTCTTCTCTAGAATTTAATGCTTTAAAACTATATCAAGAACTTATAAAATTTCATTTAAAAGACAAAGAACCTTATGCTTTAGCTGATGCTAATATTGAACGTTTAAATTTTGTAAAACAATATGCTACTTTTAGTGATAAAGACAACGTTTACATTGCTGCTCTTAAAACTGAAATTGAAAAACATAAAACACACGAAGTTTCTGCATTGTATAGTTTTCAATTAGCCTCTATTTATAATGCGCAAGGCTCGACTTACAACTCTGTAAATAATACAGATGTAAGATGGAAAATTAAAGAAGCCATTGCAATTTGCGATAAAGCAATTACTAAGTTTCCAAATAGTAAAGGTGCTGAGCAGTGTAGCGTCTTAAAGCAGCACATGGAAAACCCTAGTTTGCAAATTACAACAGAAGCTACACTTCCTATTCAAACAGAAGCAAGACTTTTAGTAACGTATAAAGAGTTGGAAGCTATTAACCTTTCGGCTTATAAACTGTCTGAAAAGCAATACAAAAAATTCACAAAAACGTACAGACGTGATGAACAAGAAACATTTATTGCAAAACTAGATCCATTTAAAAGCTGGGAAGCATCTCTTAAAAACGAAAAAGATTACCAGAGACATTCTACAGAAATCTCACTAGCTAAATTAGATAATGGTCGTTATATTATTACAGTTAATACTAAAGCTTTAAAAGAAAATTTCAAAGCACATACATTGGTTCAAATTACCAATATTGCACTATTGGAGTATGACGATGCTCAAAAAAAATATTTACAATTTATAGATAGAAATAATGGAGAACCTATTGCAAATGCTAAAGTTGAAATAGATTACACTTATGGAAACGACGAAGTAGAAACTGTAAACACAACTGCAGATTCTAATGGTAAACTAACCATTACTAAATCAAGCAAAAGGCATAACAGTGCTAATATAAAAATTGAAACTTCTAACGATGTTGCGCATTACTCTAATCTATATATAAATAATTATTATAGAGATCGCAATCAAGACGAAAAACCAAGATACAACACCTTTGTTTTTACAGACCGAAGTATATACAGACCAGGACAAACGGTTTATTTTAAAGGTATTTCTATAAAAACGGAAGACAACAAGTCTGAAGTACTTCCAAACCAAAACATAAAAGCTTTGCTTTCTAATGTTAATGGTGAAATTGTAAAAGAACTCGAATTAAACACAAACGACTATGGCTCTGTTGCAGGAGAATTTATACTGCCAGAAGGCGGTTTAACAGGTAACTTTTCTATTCGTTTGCAAGGCAAATATTCACATGGTGGTTATACTAATATTCAAGTTGAAGAATATAAACGCCCTAAATTCGAAACCAATTTTAAACCCATTACCGAAACAATAAAAGTTAACGATAGTGTAAAAGTTACAGGAGAGGCTTTAGCTTTTGCAGGATCTACTATTAGCGATGCAAAAGTGGTATATCGTGTAAAACGAAATGTGCAATATCCACGTTGGTATTATTGGAGACAACCTAATAACACTGTAGATCAAGGTCAAGAAATTACACAAGGCGAAACCACTACAGATGCTGCAGGAAATTACGAGATTACCTTTAAAGCCATTCCAGACGAAAGTGTAGACAAAGCAAGTCTACCCATTTTTAATTACGAAATTACTGCAGATGTTACAGATATTAATGGAGAAACACGAAGCGCAACAACAATTGTAAATGTTGGTTATCATTCCTTAACTGCAATTATTGGTATTGAAAACAGTTTGGACAAAACCAATAAAGACCATAAAATTACAATAGACACCAAAAATTTAAATGGTGAATTTGTGCCAGCAAGAGGGACGCTTAAAATCTATAAACTAAAGGCACCAAATAATGTGCTACGTCCAAGACCTTGGCTTGCTCCAGATTATCAAAATTTTACAGAAACCGAATTTAAACAACGTTTCCCTCACGAAGCATTTACAAACGAACACCAAACTGAAAACTGGGAAAAAGGAGCATTGGTTTTTGATAAAAAATTCGATACCGAAAAATCAAAAGATCTAGATTTAGGAACCATTAAAAAGTGGCTACCTGGAGAATACATTGTACTACTTGAAACCAAAGATAAATTTGGTCAAGCCGTAAAAGATGAAGCAAAAACGAGACTGTTTAGTGATAAAGACACTGTTTTAGCAGATAACCAATTGTTTCGTATTACAACAGATAAAGAGCAATACGCAACTAACGATACCGTAGAATTAACGCTAGCAACTGCGGCAAACGATATTTGGGTAACTGTAGACGTAGAAAAAGAACACAAAATTATTAAAACAGAAATTGTAAAATTAAATAGAAACAGTAAAACCATTCGTATTCCTGTAAGTTCTAAAGATCTTGGCGGTTTTGTAGTGCATTATAGTTTTGCCGCTTTTAATAGCTTTCATACTAATACGGTTAAAATAAATGTGCCTTATCCTAAAACCGATTTAGAAATTGAAACGCTAACATTTAGAGATAGGCTTCAACCTGGAACAGACGAGACTTGGAAGTTTAAAATAAAAGGACCTAAAGGCGATAAAGTAGCTGCAGAGCTTTTAGCAAGTATGTACGACGCGTCTTTAGACGAATTTAAACCTCACAGTTGGAATTTTAATCCTATTCATCGTGCAACGTATTACTCTCGTTTTAGACGTAATGCCTACAAGAGTTTTGGAAACACAGGTTTTAATGTGAATAGAGATGTTTCTTTTAAAAGCTATGCGCAACCGCAAAGTTATGACCAATTAAACTGGTTTGGACTTGATTTAAATAACAAATGGCAATACCAACAGTACTTGAGAAATCTACAGCAAAAAAGGACAGTTTCTACTTACAATAAAGATTTAAAAGCTGGAACTGTTACAGGTATCGTTTATGGTAATGATGGCCTACCACTTCCAGGAGTAAATATTGTTGTTGAAGGTGAAATCACAGGCACAACAACAGATTTTGATGGAGTTTTTACAATTTCAGTAAAAAAAGGAGACAAATTAATACTTACTTATGTTGGCATTACACACTCAATTGTTATTGATAAAGAAAACACCTTTAAAATTCATCTAAATGAAAACAATTTAGAGGAAGTTGTTGTTACTGCTATGGGAATGAAAAGGAGTAAACAAAGAATGGCCTCTGCTCCTAACCAAATGATTCAAGCTGATGAATTATCTCAATCTGTTAACTCAAACGTGGTTCAAGAATTAGAAGGTAAAGCTTCTGGTCTAGCTGTTGGCTATGCTAATAATGAAGCATGGAGTCCACAAAATGATGGAAATGAATACAACGAAAAAGAAAAAACAGATTTCAGTGGTGTTAAAATCCGTAAAAACCTTCAAGAAACAGCATTTTTCTTTCCGCAATTACAAACAAATGAAAAAGGAGAAGTTAGTTTTAGTTTTACAACTCCAGAAGCATTAACCAAATGGAAATTGCAATTGTTGGCGCATACTAAAACATTAGAAAACGCAACAACATCGCTAACAACAGTAACTCAAAAAGAATTGATGGTGCTACCAAATGTACCACGTTTTTTACGTCAAGGTGATCAAATTAAAATCTCAACTAAAATATCTAATCTTACTAAAAAAGAATTAGAAGGTGTTGCAGTGCTTCAGTTGTTCGATGCCTTATCGGGAGAATCTATAGATGGTAAATTATCTAACGCTTATAACGAGTTAGGATTCACTGTAGGTGCAAAAGGTAACACAAGTGTAACTTGGAGTATTGATGTAACGGACGATGTGCAAGCTATTCAATATAAAATAATAGCTAAATCTGGTAATTATAGCGATGGCGAACAAAATGCGCTACCTGTTTTAACCAATAGAATGTTAGTGACAGAAAGTTTACCAATGTGGATTAGAAGCAATCAAACAAAAACTTTTACCTTAGATAAGTTAAAAAACAATGCCTCAACAACACTTAAAAACCATAAATTAACGTTAGAAATGACTAGTAATCCAGCTTGGTACGCTGTACAAGCATTACCATATTTAATGGAATATCCTTACGAGTGTAACGAGCAAACCTTCTCACGTTTTTATGCAAATGCGCTAGCTAGCCATATTGCAAACTCGAATCCTAGAATTCAAGAAGTGTTTAACCAATGGAAAAACACAGATGCTTTATTAAGTAACTTAGAAAAAAATCAAGAATTAAAATCTATTTTAATTCAAGAAACACCTTGGTTACGAGATGCGCAAAGTGAAACCGAACAAAAAAAACGTATTGCGTTGTTATTCGATTTAAATAAAATGAATAACGAATTGTCACGTGCTAAAAACAAACTAGAACAAAACCAAATGTCTAGTGGTGCTTGGTCTTGGTTTGGCGATTATCGTCCAAATAGATATATCACTCAACATATTATTACTGGCTTTGGACACTTGAAGAAGCTTGAAGTAACTTCAAACGCTTCAGAAACAGCCTTAATGATTGATAAAGCTTTAAATTATCTTGATGATGAATTTGTTAAAGAATACAAAGACATTAGAAAATATGATAAAGATGCCGATTTAAATACTGATAGACTAAGTTACACGCAATTACACTATTTATACATGCGAAGTTTCTTCCCAGAGAAGAAACCAAATAAAGAAGTTAGTGAGATTATGGACTATTACCATTCTCAAATTAAAAGCTATTGGTTAAAAAGATCATTATATGCAAAAGGTATGATGGCTTTGGTTGCACATAGAAATAAAGATGAGGCAACTTCTGCTAAAATTTTAAACTCTTTAAAAGAAACGAGTATTACTAGCGAAGAATTAGGCATGTATTGGAAAGCAAATACAAATTCGTGGTATTGGTATCAAGCACCAATTGAAACGCAAGCGTTAATGATTGAAGCTTTTTCTGAAGCTGGAACGACTATTCAAAACGAAGCGAAGAATCTAGCAACAATAGATGAGCTTAAAATTTGGTTGCTAAAAAACAAGCAAACCAATCGTTGGAAAACTACAAAAGCAACTACAGATGCTGTTTATGCTTTATTGCTTCAAGGAAGTGACTGGCTAAGTGTTACAGATATGGTAGAAGTAATAGTTGGAAACAATCCTATTGAGCCTTCAAAATTGGAGGCAGTAAAAGTAGAAGCTGGAACCGGTTATTACAAAACAGCTTGGAATGGTTCTGAAATTACACCAGAAATGGCTGATGTTAAAATCACCAAAAAAGGAAATGGTATTGCTTGGGGAAGTTTGTACTGGCAGTATTTCGAGGATTTAGATAAAATCACCTCAGCTGAAACACCTTTAAAACTGAAGAAAAAACTCTTCAAAAAAACAAATACAGATAAAGGTGAAGTAATTACAGATATTACTAAAGACACCAAGCTTAAAGTTGGAGATTTAGTTAGAGTACGCATAGAATTAAGAAGTGATCGTGCAATGGAATTTGTACACATGAAAGATATGCGAGCTGCTGGTTTAGAGCCTGTAAACGTATTGTCTAGTTACAAATACCAAGATGGCTTAGGCTATTATGAAGCTACAAAAGATGCGTCAACTAACTTCTTTTTCGATTATCTACCTAAAGGTATTTATGTTTTTGAATACGATTTACGTGTTAGTAATGCAGGAAATATGAGTAATGGTATTACAACAATCCAGAGTATGTATGCTCCTGAATATAGTAGCCATAGTGAAGGTGTTAGGATTACGGTTGAGTAA
- a CDS encoding DoxX family membrane protein, protein MNPKVFMILRILLGIFVLIFGINKFLNFLPAPEGMSADAGAYFGALVNSKTMALVAIVEIVAGLALIFNKFGALMAIILMSVSINAVLFHAVLDSANIAPALALLALNIVALIGYKHKYKYLLS, encoded by the coding sequence ATGAATCCAAAAGTATTTATGATTCTAAGAATTTTACTAGGAATCTTCGTTTTAATCTTCGGAATAAACAAATTTTTAAATTTTTTACCAGCTCCAGAAGGTATGAGTGCTGATGCAGGCGCATATTTTGGCGCATTGGTAAACTCAAAAACCATGGCTTTAGTAGCTATAGTAGAAATAGTTGCTGGTCTAGCATTAATCTTCAATAAATTTGGAGCATTAATGGCTATTATATTAATGAGTGTATCTATAAATGCAGTATTATTTCACGCTGTTTTAGACTCTGCTAATATAGCTCCAGCTTTAGCTTTATTAGCATTAAATATTGTAGCTTTAATAGGCTACAAACACAAATACAAATATTTACTAAGTTAA
- a CDS encoding tetratricopeptide repeat protein, producing MKSVLFLLLFSPLFLIGQTSLLDAETLIVSKKFSHAETILTSYIKANPNDLKATELLGDAYGHQKKWDEAIKQYKQLVEGKPTEASFQYKYGGALGMKALTISKLKALGIIGDVKSAFLKAAELDPKHIDARWALVELYMQLPGIIGGSKSKSFKYANELEALSKVDGYLAKGYIYEYDDEPELAEEFYKKAIKEGGSITCYDKLTKLYEKEGKSIEAIANLEAAHVKHNRNAMHYQIGKVCSDYNVQLEKGEFCLKVYIDNYSARDGVPKAWAYYRLAKIYRHKKDKAEAFIWINKAIADLPKIDVFKEEKEAINNL from the coding sequence ATGAAAAGCGTATTATTTTTATTATTGTTTTCACCTCTGTTTTTAATAGGGCAAACAAGCCTTCTTGATGCTGAAACATTAATTGTAAGCAAAAAATTCTCTCATGCCGAAACAATCCTAACTTCATATATAAAAGCAAACCCAAACGACTTAAAAGCTACCGAATTATTAGGTGATGCCTATGGTCACCAAAAAAAATGGGACGAAGCCATAAAACAGTATAAGCAGTTAGTGGAAGGGAAGCCAACCGAAGCGAGTTTTCAATACAAATATGGAGGTGCTTTAGGTATGAAAGCCTTAACCATTAGTAAACTAAAAGCTTTAGGGATTATTGGAGACGTAAAAAGCGCTTTTTTAAAAGCTGCCGAACTCGATCCAAAGCACATAGATGCACGTTGGGCTTTAGTAGAATTATATATGCAATTGCCAGGCATTATTGGAGGTAGTAAAAGTAAAAGTTTTAAGTATGCAAACGAGCTCGAAGCACTTTCTAAAGTAGATGGTTATTTGGCTAAAGGTTATATTTATGAGTATGACGACGAACCAGAACTTGCCGAGGAATTCTACAAAAAAGCCATAAAAGAAGGTGGCTCTATTACCTGTTACGATAAGTTGACGAAGCTCTACGAAAAAGAAGGGAAATCTATAGAAGCCATTGCCAATCTTGAGGCAGCACATGTAAAGCATAATCGCAATGCAATGCATTATCAAATAGGTAAAGTGTGCTCAGATTATAATGTGCAGTTAGAAAAAGGTGAGTTTTGCCTAAAAGTATATATCGATAATTATAGTGCTAGAGATGGAGTTCCAAAAGCTTGGGCTTATTACAGGTTAGCAAAAATTTATAGACACAAAAAGGATAAGGCCGAAGCTTTTATTTGGATTAATAAAGCGATTGCAGATTTGCCAAAAATTGATGTTTTTAAAGAAGAAAAAGAAGCTATAAATAATCTTTAA